In Cystobacter fuscus DSM 2262, one DNA window encodes the following:
- a CDS encoding MmyB family transcriptional regulator gives MRDRRERVHPTSTTRRRTPGLRREEVAARAGVSVTWYTWLEQGRGGVPSDDVLERLARALELDDTNREMLFLLAQDRPPPRKPAPPAEVTPSLRFVLDNLSVPAFVKTPTFQIVAWNRASVAVLGDDATVPERDRNLLRRVFQPGSEHKVHQVEDVRRTCLASFRVDIARAGPSAEATALIDELMATGPDFRRLWNEGDLQSHSGFQKWLVRPEVGEIVLDETPARGALELPVGQQRPLLSRHVRTVAELHGRRAGAVALRDVQTPARGVSQLGLVIGPQPRVPELPPSESQRRFLQVFRQFLGVFATPEHPLVLFLDDLQWADPASLRLLLELFIHPQPSSMLLIGTYRDNEVGLAHPLTQVLEELRVAGARMTSPLLEPLGVGDVHQLLFDALPGVNRDALPPLAALAHEKTGGNPFFLLRFLLALHQDGLLSRTPLGTWHWDVEAVRARGYSDNVVDFMVGKLRELATSTQHLLALAACVGTSFSLELLGLVSRMDLDAVREGLEPALREGLVTSTGELPHRFLHDRIQQAAYALMSKQERETIHLKIGRLLSGDLPPESLGERLFDVVGQFNAGLELLREPEERQRVARLNAEAGRKAQASSAHASAITYFATAIALLPGDPWETAPALTFELSLAQASSELMRNHVDAARQRVDELCDRARTKAQWAAVYDLKSVLLTLSGDTAGSCACLLECLARMGMPLPAHPTWEEAVAAHEQVWALLDGRPVASLIDLPLMTDEDMRAVMKVLAALTEPSFFVDANLTILHLSRMVTLSLQYGTTLESAHGYAMYGMGLGLYFHSYVDGHAFSRLGLDVLDRHGYGSKRATVLFCLEHSSCWIEPYTRGLEIIRETFHQAVQDFNPSMACFCGNHIMALRLALGHDLEAVQQENLTHVDFAREANFPDMLDTEQLTGRFVQQLRGLTPSFGTLDDEGLREEDFEARLTPNRISSLRFLYWSLKMQARFMGGAYEEAREAGEQAQALYWAAASPVYRKDFQVMRALTLAACVPGAAPELRPSLLEALRQHLGYIETWARICPDDIRAFERMVSAELARVTGRLDEALHAYEAAIQSARQYGHLHHLALACELAANYWRAREVPTIADAYEDKAHDAYCRWGALGKARHLARHSRPDAQPSAEESVTDTTSVRIDALTLVKAQQAISREIVLEQLASTLLHVAIENAGAQHGALLMPEGEGLSVMALDLGGAQGEVPPDANTRLPWSLLAYVRRTQEHVLIRDASAPHPFSSDPWFEQLIARSVLCLPLVRQGELRGVLYLENNLATDAFTPLRLSLLEHLASQATISIENARLYANLQRAESALRVANDGLEKRVEERTRELRRAQAVLVETARSAGMAEVATNVLHNVGNVLTSTVINMDMMRQSLHLSRMGRLKQVTTLLGEHREDLVGFLTGSPRGQQLTDYLFVLADELVREQSSLKDCVGTLAMHIEHIRAIVQIQQVHGTCTLVVEDCDLRQLVEDALSLQMSALTRHGIQVSQRLDSPPIVKVDRHKVLQILVNLISNAKTAMRGLPEDQAHLQVRLISEADSVRIQVEDNGVGIAPENRERLFCQGFSGFEGGHGLGLHSSALAAELLGGSLSLESDGPGKGATATLVLPLTPAPA, from the coding sequence CTGCGCGACCGTCGCGAGCGAGTCCATCCCACGAGCACCACGCGCCGACGCACTCCCGGGTTGCGCCGCGAGGAGGTCGCCGCCCGCGCTGGCGTGAGCGTCACCTGGTACACGTGGCTCGAGCAGGGCCGCGGCGGTGTGCCCTCGGACGACGTGCTCGAGCGCCTCGCCCGTGCCCTCGAGCTCGACGACACGAATCGCGAGATGCTGTTCCTGCTCGCACAGGACCGTCCACCGCCGCGCAAGCCCGCGCCGCCCGCCGAGGTCACGCCGTCACTCCGGTTCGTCCTCGACAACCTCTCCGTCCCCGCGTTCGTGAAGACACCGACGTTCCAGATCGTCGCGTGGAATCGCGCGTCGGTCGCGGTGCTCGGCGATGACGCGACGGTCCCGGAGCGCGACCGCAACCTGCTGCGCCGGGTCTTCCAACCGGGCTCGGAACACAAGGTGCACCAGGTCGAGGACGTTCGCCGGACCTGTCTCGCGTCGTTTCGTGTGGACATCGCACGGGCTGGCCCCTCCGCCGAGGCGACGGCGCTGATCGACGAGTTGATGGCGACGGGCCCCGACTTTCGCCGCCTGTGGAACGAAGGGGACCTCCAGTCGCACAGCGGGTTCCAGAAGTGGCTCGTCCGTCCCGAGGTCGGCGAGATCGTGCTCGACGAGACACCGGCCCGCGGAGCCCTGGAGCTGCCCGTTGGCCAGCAGCGTCCACTTCTGTCGCGGCACGTCCGCACAGTCGCCGAGTTGCACGGACGTCGCGCTGGCGCGGTTGCCCTCCGGGACGTCCAGACACCGGCCCGAGGCGTATCCCAACTCGGGCTCGTCATCGGGCCGCAGCCGCGTGTTCCGGAGCTGCCCCCGTCCGAGTCCCAGCGGCGCTTCCTCCAGGTCTTCCGCCAGTTTCTCGGCGTGTTCGCCACGCCCGAGCACCCCCTCGTCCTGTTCCTGGATGATCTGCAGTGGGCGGATCCCGCGAGCCTGCGGCTGCTGCTCGAGTTGTTCATCCATCCCCAGCCCTCGTCGATGCTGCTCATTGGCACCTATCGGGACAACGAGGTTGGCCTCGCGCATCCCCTGACGCAGGTGTTGGAGGAGCTGCGCGTGGCGGGCGCGCGGATGACGTCGCCGCTCCTCGAGCCGCTGGGCGTCGGGGATGTCCACCAACTCCTCTTCGATGCGCTGCCGGGCGTGAACCGGGACGCCCTTCCTCCGCTCGCCGCGCTGGCTCACGAGAAGACGGGAGGCAACCCCTTCTTCCTGCTGCGCTTCCTGTTGGCGCTCCACCAGGATGGCCTTCTGTCGCGCACCCCCCTGGGCACCTGGCATTGGGACGTGGAGGCGGTCCGGGCCCGGGGCTACTCGGACAACGTCGTCGATTTCATGGTGGGCAAGTTGCGCGAGCTGGCCACGTCGACCCAGCATCTGCTCGCGCTGGCCGCGTGCGTGGGCACCTCCTTCTCGCTCGAGTTGCTCGGCCTCGTGTCCCGGATGGACCTCGACGCGGTCCGGGAAGGGCTCGAGCCGGCCTTGAGAGAGGGCCTGGTGACGAGCACGGGGGAGCTACCCCATCGCTTCCTCCATGACCGCATCCAGCAGGCGGCCTACGCCCTCATGTCCAAGCAGGAGCGGGAGACCATCCATCTGAAGATTGGCCGCCTGCTGTCGGGGGACCTTCCTCCCGAGTCGCTCGGGGAGCGGCTCTTCGACGTGGTGGGCCAGTTCAATGCCGGACTCGAGCTGCTGCGCGAGCCCGAGGAGCGCCAGCGCGTCGCGCGGCTGAACGCCGAGGCGGGCCGCAAGGCGCAGGCGTCGAGCGCGCACGCCTCGGCCATCACCTACTTCGCCACCGCCATCGCGCTGCTGCCGGGCGACCCCTGGGAGACGGCGCCCGCGCTGACCTTCGAGTTGAGTCTGGCCCAGGCCAGCAGCGAGCTCATGCGCAACCATGTCGACGCGGCCCGCCAGAGGGTGGACGAGCTGTGCGACCGGGCCCGGACGAAGGCGCAGTGGGCCGCCGTCTACGACTTGAAGAGCGTGCTGCTCACCTTGTCGGGCGACACCGCCGGCTCCTGCGCGTGCCTGCTGGAGTGCCTGGCGCGGATGGGCATGCCCCTGCCCGCCCATCCCACCTGGGAGGAGGCCGTGGCGGCCCATGAGCAGGTCTGGGCGCTGTTGGATGGCCGCCCCGTCGCGAGCCTCATCGACCTGCCGCTCATGACGGACGAGGACATGCGGGCGGTGATGAAGGTGCTCGCCGCCCTGACCGAGCCCTCGTTCTTCGTCGACGCCAACCTCACCATCCTCCACCTCAGCCGGATGGTGACACTCAGCCTCCAGTACGGCACCACCCTGGAAAGCGCGCATGGGTATGCCATGTACGGCATGGGGTTGGGGCTCTACTTCCACAGCTACGTGGATGGCCATGCCTTCTCGAGGCTGGGGCTGGATGTGCTCGATCGCCATGGTTATGGCTCCAAGCGGGCCACCGTCCTCTTCTGCCTGGAGCACAGCAGTTGCTGGATCGAGCCCTACACCCGGGGCCTGGAGATCATCCGCGAGACCTTCCATCAGGCCGTCCAGGACTTCAATCCCAGCATGGCGTGCTTCTGCGGCAACCACATCATGGCCTTGCGCCTGGCGTTGGGGCACGACCTGGAGGCCGTCCAGCAGGAGAATCTCACGCACGTGGACTTCGCCCGCGAGGCGAACTTTCCGGACATGCTCGACACGGAGCAGCTCACCGGGCGCTTCGTGCAGCAGTTGCGCGGGCTCACCCCCTCGTTCGGGACCCTGGATGACGAGGGACTCCGGGAAGAGGACTTCGAGGCCCGGCTGACCCCCAACCGCATCAGCTCGCTGCGCTTCCTCTACTGGTCGCTCAAAATGCAGGCGCGCTTCATGGGAGGCGCCTACGAGGAGGCGCGCGAGGCGGGCGAGCAGGCCCAGGCCCTCTACTGGGCCGCGGCCAGCCCCGTCTACCGCAAGGACTTCCAGGTGATGCGTGCCCTGACCCTGGCGGCGTGTGTCCCTGGCGCGGCGCCCGAGCTGCGCCCCTCGCTGCTCGAGGCGCTCCGCCAACACCTTGGTTACATCGAGACGTGGGCCCGTATCTGTCCCGACGACATACGCGCCTTCGAGCGGATGGTCTCCGCGGAGCTGGCCCGCGTCACGGGACGGTTGGACGAGGCCCTCCATGCCTATGAGGCCGCGATCCAGTCCGCGCGCCAATATGGCCACCTGCATCACCTCGCGCTGGCCTGTGAGCTGGCGGCGAACTACTGGCGGGCCCGCGAGGTTCCCACCATCGCGGACGCCTATGAGGACAAGGCGCACGACGCCTATTGCCGCTGGGGTGCCCTGGGCAAGGCGCGTCACCTGGCACGGCACTCTCGTCCGGACGCCCAGCCCTCGGCGGAGGAGAGCGTCACCGATACGACGTCGGTGCGGATCGACGCGCTCACGCTGGTGAAGGCCCAGCAGGCCATCTCCCGGGAGATCGTCCTCGAGCAGCTGGCCAGCACCCTGCTGCACGTGGCGATCGAGAACGCGGGGGCCCAGCATGGCGCCCTGCTGATGCCGGAAGGCGAGGGGCTCTCCGTCATGGCGCTCGACCTGGGCGGGGCCCAGGGGGAGGTGCCTCCCGACGCGAACACGCGACTGCCCTGGTCCCTGCTCGCCTATGTCCGGCGCACCCAGGAGCACGTGCTCATCCGGGATGCCTCCGCGCCTCATCCCTTCTCCTCGGATCCCTGGTTCGAGCAGCTCATCGCCCGCTCCGTGCTCTGCCTGCCCCTGGTGCGTCAGGGAGAGCTGCGCGGCGTGCTCTACCTGGAGAACAACCTCGCCACGGATGCCTTCACCCCGCTCCGGCTCTCGCTGCTGGAGCACCTGGCCTCCCAGGCCACCATCTCCATCGAGAACGCGCGGTTGTACGCGAACCTCCAACGCGCCGAGAGCGCCCTGCGCGTCGCCAATGACGGCCTGGAGAAGCGCGTGGAGGAGCGCACGCGGGAGCTGCGGCGGGCCCAGGCCGTGCTGGTGGAGACGGCGCGCTCGGCGGGCATGGCGGAAGTGGCCACCAACGTGCTCCACAACGTGGGCAACGTGCTCACCAGCACCGTCATCAACATGGACATGATGCGGCAGAGCTTGCACCTCTCGCGCATGGGACGGCTCAAGCAGGTGACGACCCTGCTCGGCGAGCACCGCGAGGATCTGGTCGGCTTCCTCACCGGCTCCCCGCGGGGCCAGCAGCTCACCGATTATCTCTTCGTGCTCGCGGATGAACTGGTGCGCGAGCAGTCCTCGCTCAAGGACTGCGTGGGTACACTGGCCATGCACATCGAGCACATCCGCGCCATCGTGCAGATCCAGCAGGTCCATGGGACCTGCACGCTCGTCGTCGAGGACTGCGACCTGCGCCAGCTCGTGGAGGACGCCTTGAGTCTTCAGATGTCGGCCCTCACGCGTCACGGCATCCAGGTCTCCCAGCGGTTGGACTCCCCACCCATCGTGAAGGTGGACAGGCACAAGGTGCTGCAGATCCTCGTCAACCTCATCAGCAACGCGAAGACCGCGATGCGCGGGCTCCCCGAGGACCAGGCCCACCTCCAGGTGCGGTTGATCTCCGAGGCGGACAGCGTGCGCATCCAGGTGGAGGACAACGGCGTGGGCATCGCGCCGGAGAACCGCGAGCGGCTGTTCTGCCAGGGCTTCTCCGGCTTCGAGGGAGGACACGGCCTGGGTTTGCACTCGAGCGCCCTGGCGGCGGAGCTGCTCGGAGGCTCGCTCTCCCTGGAGAGCGATGGGCCCGGCAAGGGAGCCACGGCCACACTGGTGCTTCCCCTCACGCCCGCTCCAGCCTGA
- a CDS encoding kelch repeat-containing protein, producing the protein MGFLCLSLVGCVNPDIEHPGEEPPQENPAPEHPSAPAGTSLLLQVVDDSGNPVAGAAVSSQGAVFSVDSSGHLLLEQLPPGRLLARVDALGFTSATAVVELQEGAHAGARVKLLPLPNPIPFQAEQGGTIQTPRVRVTIPPDAVVDALGQPVTGTVNVTIVPLDPTTQLAAMPGPLEATRVADGATVQLESFFMAEVSLWSNGAPVQLASGKSATLEFVLPEALASQFHAGDSVPAWWFDLDEGQWREEGEGRIQPSSTQPDRLAWVAQVKHFTWWNCDAPWTDKSCVNVLVVDGKGTPVEGVMVNAQGTSYSGASGPVSTGAGGRACIEIKRGHTANVFAGLAGEPAAGMATVTGTADAAVCGSGPCTEVQLTLGDFICTPGAYEACAYPGPAGTEGKGSCRAGRRQCNVIGTEWSACQGEVLPAAESCRTPFDDDCDGVVNEDCSCSDQEGSPCYGGAIETQGVGLCHGGTVACDMFGRVVCQGQRLPVPETCSTFEDDNCNGVNEGCEPVSQWFWAVDANGLSCTSSTWMRGMDVDGEGNTLILSAFSGTTTIGGEVFTGDEDDLLLVKVDARGQPVWAKLLDIYSSSFYSTAKESITVDAMGGVVVSGSFVGPLRIDGVSLLSQGSPHVFVARFAPNGRLLWAQQFPAEGDGLGGGAVATDAAGNVLLLARYGYDAIYVAKLDAGTGAPLWSRSIRNLGTLYYAISLDADEAGNVLLVVNVYPSALVMKLEGSTGKELWARSAGLIGGEGGSPPYLKVAGAGSVLVLMNNGSGEAILSKLSADGDELWSHIITDEGVDGLGVDAAGNALVTGTFSGSVDLGGGIRQSRGQGVFVAWYDPQGRYLKDYVLPALSAVDGAVLGNYWRAEPSVDPEGNLLLGGSFADTVDFGMGRVSTCSSSSFVLKMDPTPSTPSHFNPVITRASSSSETATPGQVLTFEVDALDPEGSALGFSWTATTGSPGAPATGASTSRITWTAPSCITAGSTATLTATVTNAFNQKSVRRFLVKGLPSCEWASTGSMAGLRGSHTATLLLDGKVLVAGGEESYSSLATAEVYDPAMGTWSATGSMAVSRSGHTATLLPGGKVLVAGGEGHRTAEVYDPAVGSWRATGSMASSRYHHTATLLPDGKVLVTGGFSGGSTFAMAEVYDPVTGTWSAAGSMVSLRAGHTATLLSDGKVLVSGGRASGGGDLATAEIYDPAVGSWRTTGSMASPRYRHTATLLPDGKVLVSGCGSASCLVLAEVYDPVTATWRATGSMLSPHEGHAATLLPDGRVLISGGNRGDTPVAEVYDPALDTWSDAGSMVWDREDHTATLLPDGKVLVSGGMRAMSAELYTP; encoded by the coding sequence ATGGGGTTCCTATGTCTCTCCCTCGTTGGGTGTGTCAATCCTGACATCGAGCACCCGGGCGAGGAACCTCCTCAAGAGAACCCCGCGCCCGAGCACCCTTCCGCGCCCGCGGGTACCAGCCTGCTACTTCAGGTCGTCGATGACTCGGGCAACCCGGTCGCGGGAGCCGCCGTCTCCTCCCAGGGTGCTGTCTTTTCCGTCGACAGCTCCGGCCATCTGCTCCTGGAGCAACTCCCGCCCGGGCGCCTGCTGGCCCGCGTGGACGCGCTCGGTTTCACTTCGGCCACCGCGGTGGTGGAGTTGCAAGAAGGGGCTCACGCTGGAGCCCGGGTGAAGCTGCTCCCACTGCCCAACCCCATACCCTTCCAGGCCGAGCAGGGTGGCACCATCCAGACGCCGCGGGTGCGTGTCACCATTCCCCCCGACGCGGTCGTGGATGCACTGGGTCAGCCCGTCACGGGCACCGTCAATGTCACCATCGTTCCGCTGGATCCGACGACCCAACTGGCGGCCATGCCGGGGCCCTTGGAGGCCACCCGTGTGGCGGATGGCGCGACGGTGCAACTGGAGAGCTTCTTCATGGCGGAGGTGAGCCTGTGGAGCAACGGAGCTCCCGTGCAACTGGCGTCGGGGAAATCGGCCACCCTGGAGTTCGTCCTCCCGGAGGCCCTGGCCAGCCAGTTCCACGCGGGGGACAGCGTACCGGCGTGGTGGTTCGACCTGGACGAGGGCCAGTGGCGCGAGGAAGGGGAGGGGCGCATTCAACCCTCCTCGACGCAGCCAGACAGGCTGGCCTGGGTTGCCCAGGTGAAGCACTTCACCTGGTGGAACTGTGATGCGCCATGGACGGACAAGAGCTGTGTGAACGTGCTCGTGGTGGATGGGAAAGGAACGCCCGTCGAGGGTGTGATGGTGAACGCCCAGGGGACCAGCTACTCGGGAGCGAGCGGGCCCGTGTCCACCGGTGCCGGTGGCCGGGCGTGCATCGAGATCAAGCGAGGTCACACGGCCAACGTCTTCGCGGGACTGGCCGGTGAGCCCGCCGCGGGCATGGCGACGGTGACGGGGACGGCGGATGCGGCCGTGTGTGGCAGCGGCCCCTGCACCGAGGTCCAGCTCACCCTGGGGGACTTCATCTGCACGCCGGGCGCCTACGAGGCATGCGCGTACCCGGGGCCCGCGGGAACAGAGGGAAAGGGATCGTGCCGGGCTGGCCGCCGGCAGTGCAACGTCATCGGGACGGAGTGGAGCGCCTGTCAGGGGGAAGTGCTGCCAGCGGCCGAGAGCTGCCGGACTCCCTTCGATGACGACTGCGATGGCGTGGTGAACGAGGACTGCAGCTGTTCCGATCAGGAGGGCTCACCCTGCTATGGCGGCGCCATCGAGACTCAAGGGGTGGGTCTCTGCCATGGCGGGACGGTGGCGTGCGACATGTTCGGCCGCGTCGTCTGTCAGGGGCAACGGCTTCCCGTGCCGGAGACCTGCTCGACGTTCGAGGACGACAACTGCAATGGCGTGAACGAAGGATGCGAGCCCGTGTCCCAGTGGTTCTGGGCCGTGGACGCCAATGGCCTGAGCTGCACGTCCTCCACGTGGATGCGGGGCATGGATGTGGACGGCGAAGGGAACACGCTGATCCTGAGCGCATTCAGTGGCACTACCACCATCGGCGGCGAGGTCTTCACGGGAGACGAGGACGATCTGCTCCTGGTGAAGGTGGATGCCAGGGGTCAACCCGTCTGGGCCAAACTCCTCGATATCTACAGCAGCTCCTTCTATTCCACGGCGAAGGAGAGCATCACCGTGGACGCGATGGGGGGCGTGGTGGTGTCGGGGTCGTTCGTTGGTCCCCTGCGCATCGATGGTGTCTCGCTGCTCAGCCAAGGCTCCCCGCACGTTTTCGTGGCCAGGTTCGCTCCCAATGGCCGCTTGCTGTGGGCCCAGCAATTCCCCGCGGAGGGGGACGGGCTCGGCGGTGGGGCCGTGGCCACGGACGCGGCAGGCAATGTCCTCCTCCTGGCGAGGTACGGGTACGATGCCATCTACGTGGCGAAGCTCGACGCGGGCACGGGGGCGCCCCTCTGGAGCCGGAGCATCCGGAACCTCGGCACGTTGTACTATGCCATCTCCCTCGACGCGGATGAGGCGGGCAATGTCCTGCTGGTGGTGAACGTTTACCCGAGTGCTCTCGTCATGAAGCTCGAGGGTTCCACGGGCAAGGAACTCTGGGCCCGGAGCGCAGGCCTGATAGGTGGGGAAGGAGGAAGCCCTCCGTACCTGAAGGTGGCGGGAGCAGGGTCGGTGTTGGTGCTGATGAATAACGGGAGTGGAGAGGCAATACTTTCCAAGCTCTCCGCGGATGGCGATGAGCTCTGGAGCCACATCATCACAGACGAGGGTGTGGATGGCTTGGGGGTCGACGCCGCGGGCAACGCACTGGTTACCGGGACATTCAGTGGCAGTGTCGACCTGGGCGGTGGGATCCGTCAGTCCAGAGGCCAGGGTGTGTTCGTGGCCTGGTACGATCCACAGGGAAGGTATCTGAAGGACTACGTCCTCCCGGCGCTCAGTGCGGTGGACGGAGCAGTGCTTGGAAACTATTGGAGAGCCGAACCAAGTGTCGACCCCGAGGGAAACCTGCTGCTGGGGGGCTCATTCGCTGACACCGTGGACTTCGGGATGGGGCGGGTGAGCACGTGCTCCTCCTCCTCCTTCGTGCTGAAGATGGATCCCACCCCCTCTACTCCCAGCCACTTCAATCCCGTCATCACCCGGGCCTCCAGCTCCTCGGAGACGGCCACCCCCGGCCAGGTGCTCACCTTCGAGGTGGATGCCTTGGACCCCGAGGGCTCCGCGCTCGGCTTCTCCTGGACCGCCACCACGGGCTCGCCTGGCGCACCGGCCACCGGTGCATCCACCAGCCGCATTACCTGGACGGCTCCCTCCTGTATCACCGCGGGCAGTACCGCGACCCTCACCGCCACGGTCACCAACGCCTTCAACCAGAAGTCGGTGAGGCGCTTCCTGGTCAAGGGGCTGCCGTCCTGTGAGTGGGCCTCGACGGGCTCCATGGCCGGGCTTCGCGGAAGCCACACGGCGACGCTGCTGCTCGACGGCAAGGTGCTCGTCGCCGGGGGGGAGGAGAGCTACTCGAGCCTCGCGACGGCGGAGGTATACGATCCGGCAATGGGCACCTGGAGCGCTACCGGCTCCATGGCTGTGTCTCGCTCTGGCCACACGGCGACGCTGCTGCCCGGCGGCAAGGTGCTCGTCGCCGGGGGGGAGGGGCACCGGACGGCGGAGGTGTACGACCCGGCCGTGGGCTCCTGGCGTGCCACGGGTTCCATGGCCTCGTCTCGCTATCACCACACGGCGACGCTGCTGCCCGACGGCAAGGTACTCGTTACGGGGGGGTTCAGTGGCGGCAGTACCTTCGCGATGGCGGAGGTATACGACCCGGTCACCGGCACCTGGAGCGCTGCCGGTTCCATGGTCTCGCTCCGTGCTGGCCACACGGCGACGCTGCTGTCCGACGGCAAGGTGCTCGTCTCGGGGGGACGTGCTTCCGGTGGCGGTGACCTCGCGACGGCGGAGATATACGACCCGGCCGTGGGCTCCTGGCGTACCACGGGTTCCATGGCCTCGCCTCGCTATCGCCACACGGCGACGCTGCTGCCCGACGGCAAGGTGCTCGTCTCGGGATGCGGCAGCGCGAGTTGCCTCGTGTTGGCGGAGGTGTACGATCCGGTCACGGCTACCTGGCGCGCTACGGGCTCCATGCTCTCGCCTCATGAGGGCCACGCGGCGACGTTGCTCCCTGACGGTAGAGTGCTCATCTCGGGGGGAAACAGAGGCGACACACCGGTGGCGGAGGTGTACGACCCGGCCCTGGACACCTGGAGCGATGCTGGCTCCATGGTTTGGGATCGCGAAGACCACACGGCGACGCTGCTGCCCGACGGCAAGGTGCTCGTTTCGGGGGGAATGAGAGCGATGTCGGCGGAGCTGTACACGCCCTGA
- a CDS encoding cytochrome P450, with protein sequence MTDSYPLPKDWQHPLDPPPEYKRLRKEAPVCPVRTWDGNTPWLITRYEDVLAALGDPRLSLDSSLPGFPHTSPASAARQSRPLPFPFLPEAEYRAQRAMLVPEFAPRRMEALRPRIQQTVDEVLDAMLAGPRPADLISAFALPVSMRVICDLLGVSREDADRLHVLSRTIGSRASSREVAEKALDELDTYFRRLVEENLREPTDTLVGRVVAEHVQPGRLSVPDATAMFHALFYAGHGPSGYMVGMGVLALLLHPDQLDRFRALETPDALSAAVQELLRYVTVSHMGRQRAATEDVTIGGQLIRAGEGVLAQPDSANRDETVFPEPDRLDVHREPYRNFAFGHGIHLCTGRTLAIVELEVTFHTLFRRIPNLRLAAPLEQIRFKKDENLIGAHELPVTW encoded by the coding sequence ATGACCGATTCCTATCCATTGCCCAAAGACTGGCAGCATCCCCTGGACCCGCCCCCCGAGTACAAGCGACTGAGGAAGGAGGCTCCGGTGTGCCCCGTTCGCACGTGGGACGGCAACACGCCGTGGCTCATCACCCGCTACGAGGACGTCCTCGCGGCGCTGGGTGACCCGAGGCTGAGCCTGGACTCCTCGCTGCCTGGGTTTCCTCACACGTCGCCCGCCTCCGCGGCCCGCCAGAGTCGGCCCCTCCCTTTCCCGTTTCTTCCCGAGGCGGAGTACCGGGCGCAGCGGGCCATGCTCGTACCCGAGTTCGCGCCACGACGGATGGAGGCCCTGCGCCCGAGAATCCAGCAGACCGTCGACGAGGTCCTCGACGCGATGCTGGCCGGGCCCCGGCCGGCCGACCTGATCTCCGCCTTCGCGCTTCCCGTGTCCATGCGTGTCATCTGCGATCTGCTCGGCGTGTCCCGAGAGGACGCCGACCGCCTGCACGTCCTCAGCCGCACGATTGGCTCGCGCGCCTCGTCGCGCGAGGTGGCCGAGAAGGCCCTGGACGAGCTGGATACCTACTTCCGACGGCTGGTGGAGGAGAACCTGCGCGAGCCCACCGACACGCTCGTGGGTCGCGTCGTGGCCGAGCACGTGCAGCCGGGAAGGCTGAGCGTGCCGGACGCCACCGCGATGTTCCACGCGCTGTTCTACGCCGGGCACGGACCGTCCGGGTACATGGTGGGAATGGGCGTGCTGGCCCTGCTGCTCCACCCGGACCAGCTCGACAGGTTCCGCGCCCTGGAGACGCCAGACGCACTCTCCGCCGCCGTCCAGGAACTGCTGCGCTACGTCACCGTCTCTCATATGGGGCGGCAACGCGCCGCCACGGAAGATGTCACCATCGGTGGCCAGCTCATCCGCGCCGGAGAAGGCGTCCTCGCCCAACCGGATTCGGCCAACCGCGATGAGACAGTCTTCCCGGAGCCGGACCGCCTGGACGTCCACCGCGAGCCCTATCGCAATTTCGCCTTTGGCCACGGCATCCACCTCTGCACGGGTCGCACGCTCGCCATCGTCGAGCTCGAGGTGACATTCCACACCCTGTTCCGGCGCATCCCGAACCTGCGACTGGCTGCACCCCTGGAGCAGATTCGCTTCAAGAAGGACGAGAACCTGATCGGCGCCCACGAATTGCCGGTCACCTGGTAG